Proteins encoded in a region of the Planococcus shixiaomingii genome:
- a CDS encoding GNAT family N-acetyltransferase, translating to MNWKTYHFNDLSVGKLYEILKLRVNVFVVEQQCPYPELDDLDQEAVHIEYAEDGKTLAYARLVPAGVKYDIPSIGRVIVHPEARGRGLAKQLMEQCVEYILTEWQAEEIQLQGQVYLQEFYQSFGFQPISEEYDEDGIPHVDMKFTLK from the coding sequence TTGAATTGGAAAACATATCATTTTAATGATTTATCAGTTGGAAAATTATATGAAATTTTAAAGCTGCGCGTGAATGTTTTTGTAGTAGAGCAACAATGTCCTTATCCAGAACTAGATGATTTGGACCAAGAAGCAGTCCATATTGAATATGCGGAAGATGGAAAAACGCTCGCTTATGCACGCCTTGTTCCGGCAGGTGTGAAATACGACATTCCGTCAATCGGCAGAGTAATTGTCCATCCCGAAGCAAGAGGGCGTGGACTTGCCAAACAATTGATGGAACAATGCGTGGAATACATTCTTACGGAATGGCAGGCGGAAGAGATTCAATTGCAAGGCCAAGTTTATTTGCAGGAATTTTACCAAAGTTTCGGTTTTCAGCCGATTTCAGAAGAGTATGATGAAGATGGCATCCCGCATGTCGATATGAAATTCACACTAAAATGA
- a CDS encoding diacylglycerol/lipid kinase family protein, translating to MKKAMFILNPSAGKEKAADYRIDVQFTLEQMGYTVDTRETEKKGDATRFAREACEQEYDFVVAMGGDGTINEAVSGLAEQKHQPLFSLIPLGTVNDFARALGVSLDPAEAIEGLQTGSERWVDIAKVGNQYFMNILALGQIAESTYEVTPEQKTRLGAFAYFIEGLKAITEDAEMYFEIEHDHGEWKGEAKLVLVALTNSVGGFEKLAPEALTDDGLLHLYIVKNAALPAFIRIAGALLIGKLEKDPAVEVVHTTKVSINTSTPLSSNIDGDAGCATPFQVEVLPRHIRALVPPEVEVK from the coding sequence ATGAAAAAAGCGATGTTTATTTTAAATCCGTCTGCCGGAAAAGAGAAAGCGGCTGATTACCGGATAGACGTTCAATTTACGCTAGAACAGATGGGATATACGGTAGATACAAGAGAAACCGAGAAAAAAGGAGATGCTACCCGCTTTGCAAGAGAAGCGTGTGAGCAAGAATATGATTTTGTAGTAGCAATGGGAGGGGACGGTACGATAAACGAAGCGGTATCAGGCCTAGCCGAACAAAAACACCAGCCGCTGTTTTCGTTGATTCCGCTCGGCACTGTAAATGATTTTGCGCGGGCGTTAGGGGTTTCCTTAGATCCTGCAGAAGCAATTGAAGGATTACAGACCGGCTCTGAAAGATGGGTGGACATTGCTAAAGTGGGCAATCAATATTTTATGAATATCTTGGCACTTGGCCAAATTGCGGAATCGACGTATGAAGTGACTCCGGAACAAAAAACAAGGCTTGGGGCATTTGCTTATTTCATTGAAGGGCTCAAAGCAATCACTGAAGACGCTGAAATGTATTTTGAAATTGAACATGACCATGGCGAATGGAAAGGGGAAGCGAAACTTGTATTGGTGGCGTTGACCAACTCGGTAGGTGGGTTTGAGAAACTAGCGCCAGAAGCATTGACGGATGATGGCTTGCTGCATCTCTACATCGTAAAAAATGCGGCTCTTCCTGCTTTTATCCGAATTGCCGGCGCGTTATTGATTGGCAAACTTGAAAAAGATCCGGCTGTCGAGGTCGTCCACACCACAAAAGTATCAATCAATACAAGCACTCCGCTGTCTAGTAATATTGATGGGGATGCAGGGTGTGCAACGCCTTTCCAAGTTGAAGTATTGCCCCGTCATATACGAGCACTTGTTCCGCCAGAAGTAGAAGTAAAGTAA
- a CDS encoding AraC family transcriptional regulator → MNIIAAPSIQETISKIFMSENETLNQYEGLENFFEIETQLIYEIHHLEKDRAKQTLRELIDLIALRAGKDTIRSVRNYYIVLSSLMARKLYEMRVPPKKAFAFNSACIELVDNRMNDSEFLYVADELIEFFVSIISERKQPSFGHQTVNKVVMFINDEVERDLSVEDIAKHFHISTSHLSRIFREHAGITLVEYLNVRRVEESQYYLRHSDKVISEISKQFHFCNQSYFTRIFKKYTSVTPKQFRDSQHIPYFRYTLPNAK, encoded by the coding sequence ATGAATATTATTGCTGCACCATCCATTCAGGAAACAATATCTAAAATTTTTATGTCGGAAAATGAGACATTAAATCAATATGAAGGATTAGAAAACTTTTTTGAAATTGAAACTCAATTAATTTATGAAATCCATCATCTTGAAAAAGATCGGGCAAAACAAACTTTGCGTGAATTGATTGATTTGATCGCATTGCGTGCTGGGAAAGATACTATCCGCTCAGTCCGGAATTATTACATCGTACTGTCTTCGCTGATGGCACGTAAATTATATGAAATGCGCGTACCGCCGAAAAAGGCATTTGCATTTAATTCAGCTTGCATCGAACTAGTGGATAACCGCATGAACGATTCAGAGTTTTTATATGTGGCAGATGAATTGATCGAGTTTTTCGTATCCATCATTTCTGAACGGAAACAACCTTCTTTTGGCCATCAAACAGTCAATAAAGTAGTTATGTTTATCAATGATGAAGTTGAACGTGATTTATCTGTAGAAGATATCGCAAAACATTTCCATATTTCTACAAGTCACTTGTCCCGCATTTTTAGAGAACATGCAGGAATTACGCTTGTTGAGTATTTGAATGTGCGACGGGTTGAGGAATCGCAATATTACTTGCGCCATTCAGATAAAGTCATTTCGGAAATTTCAAAGCAATTCCATTTCTGCAACCAAAGCTATTTCACGCGGATTTTTAAGAAGTATACGTCTGTAACGCCAAAGCAATTCCGGGACAGCCAGCATATTCCATATTTCCGTTATACATTGCCAAACGCAAAATAA
- the yidC gene encoding membrane protein insertase YidC codes for MKKKITLLLMLAVSVVLLSGCSAVENQEGFFYSAFVKPFVVSLDYLGNLFNGNYGLAIVAITVIIRLILMPFMLNTYKRQQGMKVKMDRMRPEMEDIQKRLKATKDKEEQMKIQQEMMGLYKKHEVNPLNMGCLPVIIQMPIIMGLYFAILYAPEEIKSHEFLWFTLGSPDILMTLIAGAVYFFQAKVSLWTMPEQQQKQMKLFIYISPIMIMFVSFSSMAALPVYWAVGGILLIIQTFIGRKFYSEHPEKALESVEDKK; via the coding sequence GTGAAAAAGAAAATAACATTGCTGCTTATGTTAGCAGTTTCAGTAGTTTTATTAAGTGGATGTTCGGCCGTAGAAAATCAAGAAGGATTTTTCTATAGCGCGTTTGTAAAACCGTTCGTTGTTTCGTTAGATTATTTAGGGAACCTGTTTAATGGAAACTACGGATTAGCTATTGTTGCCATAACGGTAATTATCCGTTTGATTTTGATGCCGTTCATGCTGAATACGTACAAGCGCCAGCAAGGTATGAAAGTTAAAATGGATAGAATGCGCCCGGAAATGGAAGATATCCAAAAACGTTTGAAAGCAACGAAAGACAAAGAAGAACAAATGAAAATCCAGCAGGAAATGATGGGGCTGTACAAAAAGCACGAAGTTAACCCGCTGAACATGGGCTGCTTGCCTGTTATTATTCAAATGCCGATTATCATGGGCCTCTACTTTGCAATCTTGTATGCACCAGAAGAGATCAAGTCGCATGAATTCCTATGGTTTACGCTCGGTTCTCCGGATATTTTAATGACATTGATTGCGGGAGCGGTTTACTTCTTCCAAGCTAAAGTGTCTTTATGGACAATGCCGGAACAACAGCAAAAACAAATGAAACTATTCATCTATATTTCCCCAATCATGATTATGTTCGTTTCATTTTCATCGATGGCAGCATTGCCGGTTTACTGGGCAGTCGGAGGGATTTTGCTGATTATCCAAACGTTTATCGGACGGAAATTCTACTCAGAACATCCGGAAAAAGCTTTGGAATCAGTTGAAGATAAAAAATAA
- a CDS encoding 3-phenylpropionate MFS transporter: MYNQKWLSLNFFAFFFTWGVFLPYWTGWLTNEKELSVSAASIIMGVATIGRALSTLLFFPLMTRKVSLARLMQILALLSVVVLALYIPANSYANLFLITVIFSFIYPNMMPAIESGATVLMQKDRVHYGKSRAYGSIGYTIALLIVGSVTEIWQENAIFWVMMAGLVFMAGTQFITSPSSLATKPEPKNPVTRGAALHLLKSKGFVIVLLVSLLLQGTHAAYYNYGFIYLQDLGINSFYIGLILNVAIVLEIIFFAKADTLFEKWPVSSMFLLAGVGSTIRWILIFLFPSVWVFIFSQLFHALSFGVAHYAFVRYIFKKLDPGHIPAAQGMYAALAMSLSVALLTIVGGFLYEISPGLAFLGMIAFSVPAVIIVLLTKKKLAY; encoded by the coding sequence GTGTACAATCAAAAATGGCTTTCTCTTAATTTTTTTGCATTTTTCTTTACATGGGGTGTGTTTCTCCCCTACTGGACCGGCTGGCTGACCAATGAAAAAGAGCTAAGCGTTTCAGCGGCAAGCATCATCATGGGCGTAGCCACAATTGGACGGGCTTTATCAACCTTATTGTTTTTCCCGCTCATGACACGTAAGGTGTCACTAGCTCGCCTTATGCAGATTTTGGCCTTGTTATCGGTCGTCGTTCTGGCATTATACATACCTGCAAACTCATACGCCAACCTTTTTTTAATAACTGTCATTTTTAGTTTTATCTACCCAAACATGATGCCTGCTATCGAAAGCGGAGCTACTGTTTTAATGCAAAAAGATCGCGTCCATTACGGAAAAAGCCGGGCATATGGTTCAATCGGTTATACCATTGCGCTGCTGATTGTCGGCAGTGTCACTGAAATCTGGCAGGAAAACGCAATCTTTTGGGTGATGATGGCCGGATTAGTATTCATGGCCGGCACACAGTTTATCACATCCCCTTCTTCACTCGCAACAAAACCTGAGCCGAAAAACCCGGTTACACGCGGAGCCGCCTTGCATCTCTTAAAATCAAAAGGGTTCGTCATCGTGCTGCTGGTATCTCTTCTGCTTCAAGGCACTCACGCTGCTTACTATAATTACGGTTTTATCTATTTACAGGATTTAGGAATTAACAGTTTTTACATTGGCCTTATTTTGAATGTAGCTATTGTGCTGGAAATCATCTTTTTTGCAAAAGCAGACACACTCTTTGAGAAATGGCCTGTGTCTTCTATGTTTTTATTGGCAGGCGTTGGATCAACGATTCGATGGATTCTTATTTTCCTCTTTCCTTCTGTGTGGGTATTCATTTTTTCGCAGCTGTTTCACGCTTTGTCGTTCGGTGTGGCTCACTATGCATTCGTGCGGTATATCTTCAAGAAACTGGATCCTGGTCATATTCCAGCGGCTCAGGGCATGTATGCCGCTCTTGCTATGAGCTTAAGTGTCGCCTTATTGACAATCGTCGGCGGGTTCTTATATGAAATTTCTCCAGGACTCGCGTTCCTTGGCATGATCGCTTTTTCGGTGCCTGCAGTCATCATTGTATTGCTAACGAAAAAGAAACTTGCTTACTGA
- a CDS encoding M15 family metallopeptidase, which produces MPSRYSSNQKKKNPYIKWSLIIVPILLVIGAASWYFLQTQNSASNVEDVAKNEVQTSQKPAEEQPKEEKATEETNEESNEIEKTEETKAPEKTEEPKQQETSKEPKETDPPKEQAKEEDAAAASKPKKQETAKDASSYSDTIGLPGKPTVINGVLLANKQHPLPETYAPGESQEARSAFEEMRQAALKKSIDLVAFSTYRDFARQKELYKGYVAKDGQKAADRYSARPGYSEHQTGLAFDIGEAGQEQHWASASFGETKGGKWLAENAHNYGFILRYPKGSESITGYMHESWHYRYVGKKAATEIYKKGITLEQYLGV; this is translated from the coding sequence ATGCCATCTCGTTATTCGTCAAATCAGAAAAAAAAGAACCCTTATATAAAGTGGTCCTTAATCATTGTGCCAATTCTCTTAGTCATTGGAGCAGCTTCTTGGTATTTTTTGCAAACGCAAAATAGTGCAAGCAATGTAGAAGATGTTGCTAAGAACGAAGTGCAGACATCGCAAAAGCCTGCAGAAGAGCAGCCGAAAGAAGAGAAAGCCACGGAAGAAACAAATGAAGAATCGAATGAAATAGAAAAGACTGAGGAAACTAAAGCGCCGGAAAAAACAGAAGAACCGAAACAACAAGAAACTTCAAAAGAGCCGAAAGAAACTGATCCTCCGAAAGAGCAAGCAAAAGAGGAAGATGCCGCTGCTGCTTCAAAACCGAAAAAGCAGGAAACAGCGAAGGACGCTTCCTCTTATTCAGATACGATCGGACTGCCAGGCAAACCGACTGTGATCAATGGTGTTTTACTTGCGAACAAGCAGCACCCGCTGCCCGAAACGTATGCCCCAGGTGAAAGCCAAGAAGCGCGTTCAGCTTTTGAGGAAATGAGACAAGCAGCACTCAAAAAGAGCATCGATTTGGTCGCATTCAGTACGTACCGTGACTTTGCACGCCAAAAAGAACTGTATAAAGGCTATGTAGCAAAAGACGGCCAAAAAGCGGCTGACCGCTACAGCGCCCGTCCAGGCTACTCGGAACATCAGACCGGCCTCGCTTTTGATATTGGTGAAGCTGGGCAGGAACAGCACTGGGCTTCAGCTTCGTTCGGCGAAACCAAAGGCGGAAAATGGCTGGCGGAAAACGCCCATAACTATGGCTTTATCCTGCGTTATCCAAAAGGAAGCGAAAGCATTACCGGCTATATGCACGAGTCTTGGCATTACCGCTACGTTGGGAAAAAAGCCGCAACCGAAATTTACAAAAAAGGCATCACATTGGAACAATATTTAGGTGTTTAA
- the cls gene encoding cardiolipin synthase: protein MTLSIISILTAVIFVLNIFLAAALVFLERRDASSTWAWIMVLFFIPIFGFFFYLLLGRRLRRKTLFKWEGRKKVGIENLIAHQMNALHDNEFHFRDDNARDYKDLVYLHLRNNGAVLTQDNSVQIFNDGREKFDSLIKDIENAKDHIHIQYYIFRLDQLGNRIMEALTAKAKEGVKVRVLYDDMGSRLLSKRKFKTFIAAGGEVEAFFPAILPLINPRLNYRNHRKIVVIDGRVGYIGGFNVGEEYLGLTRRFGYWRDTHLRLEGSALHPLQTRFILDWNQASARNDIEYDEIYFPVIPEKGETTMQIVSSGPDEEWEQIKDGYLKLINLAKKSIYIQTPYFIPDASFYDAVRIAALSGIDVRIMIPNKPDHPFVYWATYSYAGQMLRAGARVFIYNNGFLHTKMIVIDGKASTVGTANIDVRSFKLNFEVNAFMYDEKVSTELAELFYQDMELSNELTLEKYYGRTRMIKTKESIARLLSPIL from the coding sequence ATGACTTTATCCATCATAAGCATACTCACGGCAGTCATTTTTGTCTTAAATATTTTTCTTGCAGCAGCACTCGTTTTCTTAGAACGCCGTGATGCTTCTTCAACATGGGCATGGATAATGGTCTTGTTTTTCATTCCGATTTTCGGTTTCTTTTTCTATCTTTTGTTAGGAAGGCGCCTCCGAAGAAAAACGCTTTTCAAATGGGAAGGCCGCAAAAAAGTGGGAATCGAAAATTTAATTGCCCACCAAATGAATGCGTTACATGACAACGAATTCCATTTCCGAGATGACAATGCTCGGGATTATAAAGATCTGGTATATTTGCATTTACGAAATAACGGAGCTGTGTTGACGCAAGATAACTCCGTACAAATATTCAATGACGGCCGCGAAAAATTTGATTCGTTGATCAAAGACATTGAGAACGCAAAAGACCATATTCATATCCAATATTACATCTTTCGCTTGGACCAACTCGGCAACCGGATCATGGAAGCTTTAACGGCTAAAGCCAAAGAAGGCGTCAAAGTGCGTGTGTTGTACGATGACATGGGTTCTCGCCTGCTGAGCAAAAGAAAGTTCAAAACATTTATCGCGGCTGGCGGAGAAGTGGAAGCGTTCTTCCCTGCCATCTTGCCTCTTATCAATCCGCGGCTCAACTACCGGAACCACCGAAAAATTGTAGTCATTGATGGCCGAGTAGGCTATATCGGTGGCTTTAATGTCGGAGAAGAATATTTAGGCCTTACAAGAAGATTCGGGTATTGGCGGGATACGCACCTGCGGCTTGAAGGAAGCGCGCTGCACCCATTGCAGACGCGTTTCATCCTTGACTGGAACCAAGCTTCCGCCAGAAACGATATTGAATACGACGAGATTTACTTTCCTGTCATTCCGGAAAAAGGCGAGACAACGATGCAAATTGTTTCCAGCGGACCGGACGAAGAATGGGAGCAGATTAAAGATGGCTATTTGAAGTTGATCAACTTGGCTAAAAAGTCGATTTACATCCAGACGCCTTATTTTATTCCAGACGCCAGCTTTTATGACGCTGTCCGAATCGCGGCGTTATCAGGCATTGATGTCCGCATCATGATTCCCAACAAGCCGGATCACCCATTTGTCTACTGGGCGACGTATTCATATGCCGGACAAATGCTGAGAGCCGGGGCTCGAGTGTTCATCTACAACAATGGTTTTTTACATACCAAAATGATTGTCATTGATGGCAAGGCATCTACAGTAGGCACAGCCAATATCGACGTGCGAAGCTTCAAACTGAACTTTGAAGTGAATGCGTTCATGTATGACGAAAAAGTCTCCACAGAGTTGGCTGAATTGTTCTATCAAGATATGGAGCTGTCCAATGAACTGACACTTGAAAAATATTATGGCCGGACACGAATGATCAAAACAAAAGAATCAATTGCCCGGTTGTTGTCTCCAATTTTATGA
- a CDS encoding phytoene/squalene synthase family protein, producing MSKVSNLHKESMVMLKETSRTFFIPISFLEPTLKTTVASAYLCMRAIDEIEDHPELEDKAKITLLLKISEMLQTTFDANEYKALVQPYNHMLPPVSLRLYDWLDLCPTDIVDKVKASTAEMAEGMAKWVEKGWNIQSREELDDYTYYVAGLVGKMLSDLWRWHDNTETDPELAIGFGRGLQAVNMLRNYDEDLERGVSFVPKDWNREDMFNYANENLAQAQLYVKSIKNKRILMFCKVPLALAHSTLKALKSGKEKMSRQEVEGVVEQLKKEENISE from the coding sequence ATGAGTAAAGTCTCGAATTTGCACAAAGAGTCCATGGTCATGTTAAAAGAAACAAGCCGGACTTTTTTCATCCCAATCAGTTTTTTAGAACCTACCTTAAAAACAACTGTCGCATCCGCTTATCTTTGCATGCGGGCGATTGATGAAATTGAAGATCATCCGGAACTGGAAGACAAAGCAAAAATAACGCTCCTATTAAAAATCAGCGAAATGCTGCAAACTACGTTTGATGCAAATGAATATAAAGCACTTGTTCAACCTTATAACCATATGCTGCCTCCAGTCAGTTTGCGTTTATACGATTGGCTCGATTTATGCCCTACCGATATTGTCGACAAAGTAAAGGCTTCGACAGCTGAAATGGCCGAGGGCATGGCCAAATGGGTGGAAAAAGGCTGGAACATTCAATCACGGGAAGAATTGGATGACTATACGTATTATGTGGCTGGGCTTGTCGGCAAAATGCTTTCTGATTTATGGAGATGGCATGACAACACAGAAACCGATCCTGAACTTGCCATAGGCTTTGGCCGTGGGCTTCAAGCCGTCAACATGCTTCGGAATTACGACGAAGACTTGGAGCGCGGCGTCAGTTTCGTGCCGAAAGACTGGAACCGGGAAGACATGTTCAATTACGCGAACGAAAATCTTGCGCAAGCGCAACTGTATGTAAAATCCATTAAAAACAAACGGATTCTTATGTTCTGTAAAGTCCCGCTCGCTTTAGCACACAGCACTTTGAAGGCCTTAAAATCAGGCAAAGAAAAAATGAGCCGCCAAGAAGTTGAAGGTGTGGTAGAACAATTGAAAAAAGAAGAGAATATAAGCGAATAA
- a CDS encoding HAD-IIB family hydrolase, with protein sequence MNGVTHLLATDLDKTFVGDREALTELLAFFEEQPYHVNLVYNTGRHFQSMQKLRDAENLPAPDIAITDVGTEIRIRNGEDFELDSEWDERMTENWQPEKIEEIAARFAGLTKQPVTGKNRSSYYVADDETAAEFGKQISDAGIPHKYIYSGSKYVDILPVDGGKGQALQYVVKKYQLQDIKLLVSGDSGNDTEMLTQGFPSVIVGNAHPELLAIPEDPTIYRASRGFAGGILEAWQYFHSK encoded by the coding sequence ATGAACGGAGTAACACATTTATTGGCAACCGACCTGGACAAAACCTTCGTCGGGGATAGAGAAGCTTTAACAGAACTGCTGGCTTTCTTCGAAGAACAGCCTTACCACGTAAACTTGGTCTACAATACGGGTCGTCATTTTCAATCAATGCAGAAATTAAGAGATGCAGAAAACCTTCCTGCACCTGACATCGCTATTACCGACGTCGGCACAGAAATCCGTATCCGGAATGGTGAAGATTTCGAGTTAGACTCGGAATGGGATGAGCGAATGACCGAAAACTGGCAGCCTGAAAAAATTGAGGAAATTGCAGCTCGTTTCGCAGGACTGACAAAACAACCGGTCACAGGAAAAAACCGCTCTTCTTACTACGTAGCTGACGATGAGACAGCAGCAGAATTCGGAAAGCAAATAAGCGATGCTGGCATCCCGCATAAATATATTTACAGCGGCAGCAAATATGTGGACATCTTGCCTGTAGACGGCGGCAAAGGACAAGCCCTCCAGTATGTTGTGAAGAAATATCAGTTGCAGGACATTAAACTGCTTGTTTCTGGAGATTCCGGCAATGATACGGAAATGCTGACACAAGGTTTCCCTTCTGTGATTGTCGGAAATGCTCATCCAGAATTATTAGCGATTCCGGAAGATCCGACCATTTACCGTGCATCTCGCGGGTTTGCTGGCGGCATCTTAGAGGCTTGGCAGTATTTTCATTCAAAGTAA
- a CDS encoding glycosyltransferase, producing the protein MRKKVLFVSDHGDPLAKLGGKQAGGQNNYVKQLALALEKRGWQVDVVTHWCDETAPKMETFGKSCRVYRIKAGFKGFVSKNEMYTMLPAFYKELKQTLPLASYDLVHTHYWLSGLIGKKLKEEFGLSFIYTSHSLGWAKEKATGIRDERRMEAESTILQSADQVLATTQSEKQLIQQNVASPSPIKVVPIGVDQAFKVHGNRRHLRRKLGYESPLFVFAGRLEETKGIYTLLHAFQLLVSKADPAYKPRLIIAGGDEEAFDPTTRMPLDKSLCYALEGIEDKVEFLGPQSQEELSLLFNAATATVVPSFYESFGMVAAEAQACGSPVIASDVGGLKNVVRDGITGLLVETKNEADLAIAMEVLAANRLLAERLSRQAIDVANQEFQWTSISKKIDAMYEVIIDERSNTFIGNRPGQNLRRG; encoded by the coding sequence ATGAGAAAAAAAGTACTTTTTGTTTCGGATCATGGAGATCCTCTAGCGAAGCTTGGCGGTAAACAAGCAGGCGGACAAAACAATTACGTGAAACAATTAGCGTTAGCTTTAGAAAAAAGAGGATGGCAAGTCGACGTTGTCACGCATTGGTGCGACGAAACAGCTCCTAAAATGGAAACGTTCGGGAAATCATGCCGGGTTTATCGAATCAAAGCCGGCTTTAAAGGTTTTGTATCGAAAAACGAAATGTATACAATGCTTCCCGCTTTTTATAAAGAATTAAAGCAAACATTGCCATTGGCTTCTTATGATTTGGTCCACACCCATTATTGGTTGTCAGGCTTGATCGGAAAAAAACTGAAAGAAGAATTTGGCCTGTCGTTTATTTACACATCACATTCTCTTGGATGGGCGAAAGAAAAAGCGACGGGCATTCGAGATGAACGCCGTATGGAAGCTGAATCAACTATTCTTCAATCTGCAGATCAGGTTTTAGCGACGACCCAAAGCGAGAAACAGCTTATCCAGCAAAACGTCGCCTCTCCTTCTCCTATAAAAGTAGTCCCAATTGGGGTTGACCAGGCCTTCAAAGTGCATGGAAACCGAAGGCATTTAAGAAGAAAATTAGGATACGAAAGCCCCTTGTTTGTATTTGCCGGACGCTTGGAAGAAACGAAAGGCATCTACACCCTATTGCATGCCTTCCAACTGTTAGTGAGCAAAGCCGATCCTGCATATAAACCGCGTTTGATTATTGCAGGCGGCGATGAAGAAGCCTTTGACCCGACCACGCGCATGCCTCTTGATAAAAGTTTATGCTATGCTTTAGAAGGAATCGAAGATAAAGTGGAATTTCTTGGACCACAGTCGCAAGAAGAATTGTCCCTGCTTTTCAATGCTGCTACGGCTACGGTCGTGCCAAGTTTCTACGAATCATTCGGCATGGTTGCTGCAGAAGCGCAAGCTTGTGGAAGCCCTGTAATTGCGTCTGACGTCGGTGGATTGAAAAATGTTGTTCGCGACGGCATCACCGGGTTGCTGGTAGAGACGAAAAACGAAGCGGACTTGGCTATTGCTATGGAAGTTCTTGCTGCCAACAGGTTGCTTGCAGAACGTTTAAGCCGCCAAGCGATCGATGTGGCCAACCAAGAATTCCAGTGGACATCTATTTCAAAAAAAATAGACGCTATGTATGAGGTGATCATTGATGAACGGAGTAACACATTTATTGGCAACCGACCTGGACAAAACCTTCGTCGGGGATAG